From the genome of Xyrauchen texanus isolate HMW12.3.18 chromosome 7, RBS_HiC_50CHRs, whole genome shotgun sequence:
TCGCTCTATAAGATCTACGAGGCGTTGGAGGAAGAGCTCGACAGGAACGCCTCACATGACGCTGTGGCTCCAATATACTTCCCACAGGAACTGGCCCGACTGGAGTCCATCAGCAAAGACCTGGAACATTTCTATGGTCAGAACTGGAGAGAGAAGATCACCGTCCCGTCCGCCGCACAGAGATACGCTCAGAGACTGCGAGAGGTGAACACCTGAATCAGGAGCTTTCCTTTCAAATCACTCAGAATTCACAAGGTTTTAGAAATCGGCATATTTGCATAAAATCGCATATTTGCATAAATCGCATATTTGCATAAAtcgcatatttatttaaattggcaTATTTGCAGAAATCGCATATTTATATAAATCGCATATTTGCAGAAATTGGCATATTTGCATAAAtggcatatttatataaattggcATATTTGCAGAAATCGCATATTTATATAAATCGCATATTTATATAAATCGCATATTTGCAGAAATTGGCATATTTGCAGAAATtggcatatttatataaattggcATATTTGCATAAATCTGCATATTTGCATAAATcgcatatttatataaattggcATATTTTCATAAATCAGCATAACTGCCTGGCAGATTACTATCATTTCATAATCTACAACAGCAGAGTCAATCAATAGGTTAACACAcatttttctgttttcaaatattacGTGaagtttgagtaaatattgtctaaaataagtgttcatttaatttcagaaTTTTTGGGGGGGATTTGCTATCAGTTAACTGTATTATTATAAGGGCTGCCaatttaacaagttaatttagtgcgattaatcCTCGCCCAGGAGCAATTAAAGCTTGTCGTAACATGTttccagcagggggcagtaagcataACTTCAGCTGTATACACAAGGCTTATAAGCATATCATtatggaaataaacaacaaaTTGCGGTCTAAAGGTATTTTTGTAttatcttatcaatgctttacttgtctgccacaataatgtaatatatatataattaatcaaatataGAATTATTGTTATCTTAGGGCCATTCTCAGCAactatttatatatgcaattaattgcgattaatttgattaattaattagcatatcatgtcaattaaaacattttaatcgattgacagtgcTAATGATTATATAAATCTGTATTTTATTGGCCATCCTGCTCCCTAAGGTCACGTCCGCACTTCTACGTTTTCGTTTTTTATGAATTGCATCGATTTCGCTCCATCTACATCTCTAATCCACATCTCTTACAaacgaaaatgctctccattaccgcatactttgaAAACAATGTCATTGGGAAACTAAAAatggtgttttcaaatgaaaacgaatTAGTGTGGACGTGTCCTAAAAATCAGAATCGGTggttaaaacaaagaaacacaaaataagtattgGTCATGCGGTACTCTCAGTGctggtagattacttctgaaatgtaatccagTACTGGtggcaaaatactttttttttttattttattttattttaaaacaaattttccccaatttggaacgcccaattcccaatgcgctccaagtccttgtggtggcgtagtgactcgcctcaatccgggtggcggaggacgaatctcagttgcctccgcgtcttatcacgtgacttgttgagtgtgttaccgtggagacgtagcgcgtgtggaggcttcacgctattctccacagcatccacgcacaactcaccacacgccccaccgagagcgagaaccacattatagcgaccacgaggaggttaccccatgtgactctaccctccctagcaaccgggccaatttggttgctatggagagtAACGATAAATCCAATTAATGATTTGAAACGTACAGTTTTAGTAAACATTAAATCAAATGGCAATCTGATGAtgtaacagaaaatcaaaaagtgtGACTTTGATTTaatttctctctgttttgtctcaGATCGGCAGAGATCACCCTGAATATCTGGTGGCTCACGCTTACACGCGTTACCTGGGCGACCTGTCGGGCGGGCAGGTGTTGGGCCGCATCACACAGAAGTCTTTAGGGCTGAAGAATGGAGAGGGCTTGTCGTTTTTCTCGTTTCCGGGCGTGAGCAGCCCGAATCTTTTCAAGCAGCTGTACAGGAGTCGCATGAACAGCATCGAGCTGACGGAGACGCTCCGGCAAGGACTTCTGGAGGAGGCCGTCAACGCGTTTGAGCTAAACATACAGGTGAGGAGATGCTATACTCATcttaaacattactgtaattcattCAGGTATTGATGAATATTGATCAGTATGAATCGGTGCTGTAATTatgatgtttgtgttgttcaggtTTTTAATGAGCTGCAGAACTCACTGAGTGATTCAGAGAAAGACAATGAagtgagacagagacacacacaacacaagcaGAACACAACAGCTgcaggtaaaacacacacacacacacacacacatcatgattctcacaaacaaacaaaattgtgtTTTGCATATAGAACATTAAGCCtattttttcctccaaaaatTCACATTTTACCCAGCAATTCTCATTCTGcaatgtgaaaaatatatattttaatttaagtgcTATTTATAGATCATATCTGTACTCCGCTAGTACTTTTATTTTTAGCtgattttactgtaaatattttttataaatcagtGTACAACAATGTATTTTCTGTaagacaggaaaaaaaaatggctgttacagtaatgacaattattgttcaaaatggctgttacagtaatgacaattattgttcaaaatggctgttacagtaatgacaattattattcaaaatgGCTGCTGCGGTAatgacaattattatttaaaatgactgttaaggtaatgacaattattattcaaaatgGCTGCTGTGGTAATGacagttattattaaaaatggCTGCTGCGgtaatgaaaattattatttaaaatgactgttatggtaatgacaattattattaaaaatggctGTTACGGTAatgacaattattattaaaaatggctGCTGCGGTAATGacaattattattcaaaatgGCTGCTGCGGTAATGacaattaatattaaaaatggcTGCTGCGGTAATGACAATTATTAAAAATGGCTGCTGCGGTAAtgacaattattataaaaaatggcTGCTGCGGTAAtgacaattattataaaaaatggcTGCTGCGGTAAtgacaattattataaaaaatggcTGCTGCGGTAatgacaattattattaaaaatggctGCTGCGGTAAtgacaattattataaaaaatggcTGTTACGGTaatcacaaaatatttatttttatgtatattcttttatatattttattgggGTTTAATATGACCTGGAcaatttcttgacaggtttcatgagaatcagcCAAACACGTTTAACTTACCAAACATGTCGACATACCACACTTTCCTGTGAAGCCAAAACACAGAAATATATTTGGTCCAAATGAAATTAAGTGCATTACATTCACACATGTTTGTTGAAATCTACAGTGttttaacttgttttattttGTCTCATCAGATGTGCAAGTGTCTGAACCGCTGCAGAGTTCTTCATCTCTGGTGCCGAAGTTTCTGCGGACGCTTCTCGGCGTGTTTCTGATTTTGGCTGTCGGGATGGTCTACGCCTTTTAAACACAACACACCTTTATTTAGTTGAATCTGTCACACTGAGCAAAGGTCATGAATAATGAACACTTGTTTAAACAGAGATATCCACTATCAGTCACACGTCTGGACACACTCTTACTGATATTACGGTTTTCACAATTCATATCTGTCTACAAAAGTCCTTTCTGCAAATGCTTcaatatcatgagaaacattCAAAGACACTAAATAATGTATAATCAATGATTTAGAGTTAATCGTACATTTTAGAATTATTCTAATGACAAATGATCATCTTCAGTCAGAAACATTTTGTATCAATGTAAAtatgcatttgaattattactgctttattttttttataaaattgtattccTGAATATTATGTTTGGCAGTGTTTGGTCTCTGTAACGGGTAAAGGATGGGcgaggaggcggcgggaaccagctgaacagtcaacataaagatTTAATGATACAAATGaagccacgtgcgtctctctctctcaaaccggtgcctccagctcccctttatctcctgctgatcagctgaccCACGCCCTCGTCCTCGTCACACTCTAAATGAGGGTTCCCAGTCTTTGACGAATACATCTCCATGAGTTCTTAAGTTGTGGGAAACGCAATTTTcgaattccctgatatttccacgTGTCCAGTGACTGTGAGAATGATTCTCTGTGTTTGTGCGCATTTGTACGAGTCTCCACAAACACTTGTCTGTGAGCAAAACGTCACGCCGCTCGGGAATGGGCATGTCTGCGCACCCGACGCCAGGTGATCGTTTGTGTGCCAGAACACCAGACCCGCGTCAACTCACCGTACTTCAGACCGCAGGTGGCCGAACACACGTGCCACTCCTGTGCCAATGCCGCGACATCATTGAACTTCAGGACATTGAAGCGGTGCCCGTGTATCCCGTCCTCCATCAGCCACACACCTGTATCGAACACGGCACCTAGATGCCACATCAACGTGGCGAATATGGAACGCCAAATATGTCATAATTCTACATTTTCAAAACGTCTTTCCTCCAAAAACTGGGCATTTTTATGggctttagacaaaaaaaaatattgtttacagcatttgtggAGGAAAGGGGTTTTGAAAATGCCACATTTTGACCTATTTGGCATTCCATACTGAACCAAACCGCACTGATCTGGTTTAGTAGCACGTCCACTCTCGACATCATCTCATCTGGTGTTAATGAGGTGACATGACTGAAAAGATCTGAAATCAAAGTCCAAAATGCTCCACAGATAAATAATGAAGAAATCTATTTAGAGGAAAACATTCTAGTCCTCTAAACTGGTGAATTACTGAGACAGACGTTCCACACAAACGATCGTCTTTATTACCTGACTGTCTCTGCGGTTGTTTTGGATTCATTTGTTCATAGACTCACTTGAGTTACAAAAACACTCAGACACTCATCGGAACTGTGATCAGATCACTTGAGTGACATGAACATGCAAACACAGGGTTTGAGAACCTTTTCTGACTCAGGGAACCCAAACATTAAATACTACATTTGATCAGTAACACTATAATGATATAAAACATTCATGAATGACATCAAcaaccaaaaaaatgtaataaaaatagcaCATTAACCACATTTACAAgtaagggataatccatggcATTTTTAATGGAGGGATTCAATAAAGAGCATTCAGGTGAATTCAAATAGTTAAATGCACagctagccgtggattatcctgCTTGGTCACTCGCTAACACCGATTAAAGCGGTCACTGATTTTGTTGCGCAAATTTGACGGGTCCTTATATGTAAAGTTCTGTCCATTCTAAATCACACACACCGATATAAAGAATTTTTTATGGACaaaaaactcttaaaaaaaatttgttaatttCAATGCACAGTCCAGAATaataatttcaaaacatttttatttgtatggcgTCTTTCacaacatcgtttcaaagcagctacagaagatcagacattaacagaagataaaactgtaatatctataaagtcttgaaAATGAACCAAAATGTAGAAGCGTTGGCATTCATAAGAACATGCCATGTTTAATTTCTACTCATTGTCATTTTCATTTGCAGACATGACAGTTGTTCATGATGAGGCTCTTAAACCTCCAGACTTTGAGACATCAATATGGTTAATAATCCATTAAGACTCACTATTGATTGAATTGAGATGAATATGGTCCTGCGTGATTACTACAACATAAACTGCAAAAGGCCGTGTTTAAAAGAGCAATTGCCGTTCAATGCTTCAGTTAGTGATGCataagcaagcggcgccctctagcgggcGAGTGCAGCACATGATGAGCAGCGCAGCAATATTATGTGGCTTTTCCACTggacggtacaactcgactctgctcgctttttggggggttttacACTGTGGAAAGTatctggaatttttttttgtaccacctcggtcgagtttccaaccgagccgatactaaatgtgacgtcaaaaccctgcagatcactgattggtcagagagaatcgtcactactagAGTCACTGGATTAGCGACacagctagttttaaagttagctacagtgatagcagtatcatttgttcaagcgactttcgaattgtaaagaaaaatggctgcgtgcaaaaccacgccgtggtcaataaacgaggtgcagatgttcctctcgttagcgacgaacgaaacggCACAAAccaaaaagtctttcaggaagtgtctccgcTGTCGGACGCACTCGGCTACCACCGGACCGaccaacagtgaagggaaaagtACAAAAACGTAAACGTgacgacagaaccatcaaggaaaagtggaagtggttcaaccaaatggacgctatctagaccggcgagcaatgggacagagagtgcgctggactcagccacgatggaggatgggacgttttgttacgttaactctatattcggCTTGAAAGCTtctctttatttagttgagcagatactggaaagcttctaaaactatcaggccaatttaactgttacacttgtgtaaaatcaccatgcaacaactgctttatgcagcacaatgagctagcagctaacagctagcgctcgtgttattgtttattgttttgtgtcacgtttaagatgatgtcacggcagtagaggcggcgtaactatgacgatcagcctataatcccacccacgttgaggcggcactaaactgcagtggaaaagcaagacCAGATAAGTAAAGCGAGTCgggtcgaaccgtaacgtgcagcggAAAGTGCCATCTGTGAACAAACTAAgtgccagtgggcggggccaagggagCGATGATTTtaagtaggtgttgatgtttattcgctgtagaggcggtcatgaattaatgagccCCTAGTGACGTAGAGAAATCGTCTCATTACAGAGGACATCAGagtacagggatgcaaactcatgaggggcgagAAAGGTGGTCCATGACATTTTGTCagggatatttttttaaagaataagctaaaagcaccaatttcagTGATTTTAATGATTCATGTATAGCAAATTAACAGCACAATTGTGCCGAATTAGCtgtaaaaatataacatatttGGGGTGGCTTGCTTCTATTTCACAAAATAATTCagttttattaactgattagttcaaaTGGACACTTCTGGATTTGCCACAAGGTgacgacaaatgagcgtcttttCTGTggagtcatttaaaagtagacattttaaggttTCTATAGACATATCGATCATGTTTGTGCGACAATTATACGCAGAGTTATGGTTAATTTATGTGACGTGCtcaaagctaaatttcacagagaTTGACGAAGCAGAAAGTGCATCCTGTTTGTTTTCTGGATTTTACAAAAGTgcagcattttgtttttattgtcaaataaaagtagaccctttacagTTTTGAATGAGGTCTTTCTCTTTTCTGTATGACTATAAACGATGGAGTGATAAGAAAAAACCAAGTGATGGCGCCGGTGCCTCCTGACTGGAACTACCGGTGCATTAAACTATTTTAACGCacgcattccagccaatcagaagagaGTATTCGAATAGACGttggtaaacatttttaaaatgtaaaggatatgtatattattttaagaaatgtcTATGGACCATCTGGTTCTAACACCTCAAAACACAAACTGTGACACATGTGAGCGGTGATATTATTGTGTATGTTTAATAATATTACATTGTATCCAAAGAAAGTGTGAGAGAACACTCAGGTCTCTATAATCCGGTCTGATTTTCATTGTTAATTTACAACTTAAATTAATGCTTTTTACACATAAAATTAACTTACATCAGCAACGAACAACAGTTTGATTCTTTGTCTTAAATGATCAAAAGGTTCTCACACATTTAAAGGCCAAATGTTGTGTAAAGAGAGCAGAAACGGAGATGCTCACAGCGAGTACATGATATTTCTCTGCAGTGATTGTTGTGAGGATCCTGGCGCTGTTATAGATTGGTTATACATATAGACGGTCTCAGAGCGAGAAGAGCTGGTCGTGTTTTTGCTCTTGTTTGCTCGATGGCTTTTGAGCTTCGTGTGACTCGCAACCTCAGATAAGCTTTTATTCACCGAGGGAAGATGATCTGCAACTTGAGCTCGCTCCGATAAAAACTTATCAAACTCTGACGGAGAGAAAAACAGAAAAgcaggtttgtgtgtgtgatagaaatcagatattaataataacaaacacTGAGCAAAGTCTTACCTTCGCTGGTCACCCCCTCACTGTCCTCATCATCAGCCTAGGAAAAACATATGCCATGTAATCTCCCTTTATAAAACAGCATGTGAAACCCTATGCATTACTCCACAAAAGCATGTCAAAcagtagagcagtggttctcaaagtgtggtacgcagactccctctagtggtacgcagactccctctagtggtgcgcAGAGGAATCACTGAATTTCGATCTCACCGGTGTGAGTAGAACGGTGAGTGCATCAACTGATAAATTCAAACTGTGCTTTCGCgcgttggctggcgctgagccagagacagaccgtacgttcacaccagaggtgtcgagagcgtcaaatcgaccggaagtcattcattttcaatgatagCCAGCGTCTCACGGctgcgagaagcggcgcggcgagtcttgggcggcatgggcgtcagatggaagttcaagtgcagtcaacattatggtaatgagctgtgacgcggttcggcggcaacctattggaatatagaagtgctccgctctagcgaagtctagagaacacaaccgtgtaaactttggttcccatcaaacattcgttccgaagataaaatggaggagaaactaattattgccgtggcgggtttcccagtaatatatgaccaagaccacagttattattacaaatgtattttattttgataacaaacaactataattttaattacgttctgccatcgatcgatttcttattttcacattttaaagagttcatgaggatatacgctacttgtgataggtcggcaaaaagtaaatggtcgacatgtctggatgtttaaattgcggcccctttaaatatagttcacaaaacaaagcattctgaacaaccattgccgcctatttcaactacgtcagagcgtccacgagcgtcctcgagcgttgaaggcagggcagccagagcgaattttgacgctctcgccgcttctggtgtgaaagTACAGAgagtttattttaggtttcagacatttaaattcacattagtacaaaaaaaaaaaaacaatatatttagagtttgtaaaatacacactgatgtctaatAATATTCCTATCCATTATAATCAGGTGGCGCCCATCGTGCATAGAGCTCAACCAACGTGATCATTATAAAGGTGATGTTTATAAAGGTAATGCTATAGTATAGCTAACAAATTTGTGaatatttagaataaaaaaggaaataaaagcagatcatcagtCGTTCAGTGGCTGTggtca
Proteins encoded in this window:
- the LOC127646333 gene encoding heme oxygenase-like, giving the protein METMKNAQTLISDSELSEQIKAVTKDSHIRAENTDLMLSYQRGHVTNSQYQLLLCSLYKIYEALEEELDRNASHDAVAPIYFPQELARLESISKDLEHFYGQNWREKITVPSAAQRYAQRLREIGRDHPEYLVAHAYTRYLGDLSGGQVLGRITQKSLGLKNGEGLSFFSFPGVSSPNLFKQLYRSRMNSIELTETLRQGLLEEAVNAFELNIQVFNELQNSLSDSEKDNEVRQRHTQHKQNTTAADVQVSEPLQSSSSLVPKFLRTLLGVFLILAVGMVYAF